From a region of the Thiorhodovibrio winogradskyi genome:
- a CDS encoding HpcH/HpaI aldolase/citrate lyase family protein has protein sequence MLEAYRLGGSLYVPLTHKDCLPIANASRWPSLRSVIFCTEDAVAEQALGVALDNLRHCLERMEKRTTLMRFVRVRNPEILDWLLALPGAGKLDGFVLPKLDLSNFDAYFGPLAGTGFRCMPTLETLDVFDVARMRDLRDQMLAAGQQERILALRIGGNDLLALLGLRRPRDRTIYRTPLGPTIANLVTTFKPFGFQLTAPVFEHLDCPELLSEELAEDIAHGLCGKTAIHPKQLASINAAFQVTSTEVTTARQILLDDRAVFQYQGSMCEPATHRHWARQIVARANMDMG, from the coding sequence ATGCTTGAGGCTTATCGACTTGGGGGCTCGCTCTATGTCCCGCTGACGCACAAGGACTGTTTGCCCATCGCCAACGCCAGCCGTTGGCCCAGTCTGCGCTCGGTGATCTTCTGTACCGAGGATGCCGTGGCCGAGCAGGCACTCGGCGTTGCGCTCGACAACCTCCGCCACTGTCTTGAACGCATGGAGAAGCGCACGACATTGATGCGCTTCGTGCGGGTGCGCAACCCCGAGATTCTCGACTGGCTGCTGGCCCTGCCTGGGGCGGGCAAGCTCGACGGCTTTGTCTTACCCAAGCTTGACCTGAGTAACTTCGACGCCTACTTTGGCCCCCTGGCCGGCACCGGATTTCGCTGCATGCCGACCCTGGAGACGCTTGATGTTTTTGATGTCGCGCGCATGCGCGACCTGCGTGATCAAATGCTCGCGGCAGGCCAGCAGGAGCGCATCCTGGCGCTGCGCATCGGCGGCAACGACCTGCTCGCACTTCTGGGCCTGCGCCGTCCGCGCGACCGCACCATTTATCGCACTCCCCTGGGCCCCACCATTGCCAACCTGGTGACTACTTTCAAACCCTTTGGCTTCCAGCTCACGGCGCCGGTGTTCGAGCATCTTGACTGCCCGGAGCTGCTGAGCGAGGAGCTGGCCGAGGACATCGCGCATGGACTCTGCGGTAAGACGGCGATTCATCCCAAGCAACTCGCGTCGATCAACGCTGCCTTTCAGGTCACATCCACGGAGGTGACGACAGCGCGACAAATCCTGCTGGATGACCGTGCCGTGTTCCAATATCAAGGCTCCATGTGCGAACCCGCCACCCATCGGCACTGGGCGCGCCAGATTGTCGCGCGCGCGAACATGGACATGGGGTAG
- a CDS encoding cysteine protease StiP family protein, whose product MVHRDNNAERDAVSQRANASAGFPGSYRPEDVCFLLKPIAIDDTPVAEKERLIQAGLRHYSEMLSLESLPSADYLEVFHQAFAMTRDRMARGVLDLAAMIAAEHANEITLVSLARAGTPVGVLLKHTLAEVFARPARHYSISIIRDRGIDQRALRFILEDCQRDPAGIVFVDGWTGKGVIARELKHALADFKTRWGLTLDSRLHALTDLAGVGVAPSDEDYLIPSSIMGATMSGLVSRSILNHQIGPDDFHGCVYYAHFEPQDLSRWFVDALRETIRAQLDAGYQPATQPVDPTAARERSTRMLADIRARFGITNANFIKPGIGEATRVLLRRVPERLILRDPDLPEVAHLIQLATEKQVPGEVDPNSPYQAIALIKGLSDA is encoded by the coding sequence ATGGTGCATCGGGACAACAATGCGGAGAGGGACGCCGTCAGCCAAAGGGCCAATGCCTCGGCCGGCTTCCCAGGCAGCTATCGCCCCGAGGATGTCTGCTTTCTGCTGAAACCCATCGCTATCGACGACACTCCGGTGGCCGAGAAGGAGCGGTTGATTCAGGCGGGGCTCCGGCATTACAGCGAGATGTTAAGCCTCGAATCCCTGCCCTCGGCGGATTACCTTGAGGTCTTTCACCAAGCTTTCGCCATGACGCGTGATCGCATGGCGCGCGGCGTGCTTGACCTAGCCGCCATGATTGCCGCCGAGCACGCCAACGAGATCACCCTGGTCTCGCTCGCGCGTGCTGGCACCCCGGTCGGCGTCCTGCTCAAGCACACCCTGGCGGAGGTGTTCGCGCGCCCAGCGCGGCACTACTCGATCTCCATCATCCGTGATCGCGGCATTGATCAACGCGCCCTGCGCTTTATTCTTGAGGACTGCCAGCGCGACCCAGCCGGCATCGTCTTTGTCGATGGCTGGACCGGCAAAGGGGTGATCGCGCGTGAACTCAAGCACGCGCTCGCGGACTTTAAGACCCGCTGGGGCCTTACCCTGGATTCCCGCCTCCATGCCCTGACCGACCTGGCCGGCGTCGGGGTTGCCCCCTCGGATGAGGATTACCTGATCCCCTCGAGCATCATGGGGGCGACCATGTCCGGACTGGTTAGCCGCTCGATCCTGAACCATCAAATCGGCCCCGACGACTTTCATGGCTGCGTCTATTACGCGCACTTTGAACCCCAGGATTTGTCACGCTGGTTCGTCGACGCGCTGCGCGAGACGATCCGCGCGCAGCTGGATGCCGGCTATCAGCCGGCGACACAGCCAGTCGACCCGACCGCGGCACGCGAGCGCTCCACCCGCATGCTGGCCGACATTCGCGCCCGTTTCGGCATCACGAATGCGAATTTCATCAAACCCGGAATCGGCGAGGCCACGCGCGTCCTGTTGCGGCGGGTGCCCGAGCGGCTCATCTTGCGCGATCCCGATCTTCCAGAAGTCGCTCACTTGATACAGTTGGCCACGGAAAAGCAAGTGCCTGGCGAGGTCGACCCCAATTCGCCTTACCAGGCCATCGCGCTCATCAAAGGGTTATCCGATGCTTGA
- a CDS encoding haloacid dehalogenase: MAEDVLARRYIFVDLDDTLFQTRRKCAHEPNPRAAAYLADGSAHSFMTARQRAFWDFLAGQATLIPTTARNQASFARVDLPFTSWRILDYGGIILDHQGEPEPDWIARTTAGARACINQLGELLDQAEALIARERLALRVRIIEDFGLPLYWVAKYRDDRAADLDRLQRELVTPWVAAHAGAHRLHRNENNLAVIPAYLGKEFAVRHLIEQLRRECGDILTIGVGDSLIDAPFMAECDYAIIPEGTQLFASTLATRAARALTP; encoded by the coding sequence TTGGCTGAGGATGTGCTGGCACGTCGGTACATCTTCGTCGATCTCGATGACACGCTGTTTCAAACTCGGCGCAAATGCGCTCATGAGCCTAACCCGCGAGCAGCGGCCTATCTGGCCGACGGCAGCGCACATTCGTTCATGACGGCCCGGCAACGCGCGTTCTGGGATTTCCTGGCCGGGCAGGCGACCCTGATCCCGACAACGGCGCGGAATCAGGCCTCGTTCGCGCGGGTCGACCTGCCATTCACCAGCTGGCGCATTCTCGACTATGGCGGAATCATCCTGGATCACCAAGGGGAGCCGGAGCCGGACTGGATCGCGCGCACGACAGCGGGCGCGCGGGCCTGCATCAATCAGCTAGGCGAGCTGCTCGACCAGGCCGAGGCACTGATCGCGCGCGAGCGCCTGGCCCTGCGCGTGCGCATCATCGAGGACTTCGGGCTGCCTCTGTATTGGGTCGCCAAGTATCGTGATGACCGGGCGGCCGATCTTGACCGCTTGCAGCGCGAGCTGGTCACGCCCTGGGTCGCGGCCCATGCTGGCGCGCACAGGCTGCACCGCAACGAGAACAATCTGGCCGTGATTCCCGCCTATCTGGGCAAGGAGTTCGCGGTGCGTCATCTGATTGAGCAACTCAGGCGCGAATGCGGCGACATCCTCACCATTGGCGTTGGTGATAGCCTGATTGACGCGCCCTTCATGGCGGAATGTGACTATGCCATCATTCCGGAGGGCACCCAGTTGTTCGCGTCCACTCTTGCCACCCGCGCCGCGCGTGCGTTGACGCCCTAA
- a CDS encoding tellurite resistance TerB family protein, translated as MAFQDLLNNLKHKASELKTEVMKFKNKDFLNAAVSGSVLMSMADGSVSSDEKQKMMRFMENYEALSVFSSKEIIESFQNIMTQIEFDKDLGEAKAYDAIRKMKGKDDASRLIMRLIIAIAGADGNFDNDEKQVARRIATELGIDPAEFELG; from the coding sequence ATGGCATTTCAAGACCTACTCAACAACCTGAAGCACAAGGCATCCGAACTAAAAACCGAGGTGATGAAGTTCAAGAACAAGGACTTCCTGAACGCCGCCGTGAGCGGCTCGGTGCTCATGTCGATGGCCGATGGCAGCGTCTCATCGGATGAAAAGCAGAAGATGATGCGCTTCATGGAGAACTATGAAGCCCTGTCGGTCTTCTCCAGCAAGGAGATCATCGAGTCCTTTCAGAACATCATGACCCAGATTGAGTTCGACAAGGACTTGGGCGAGGCAAAGGCCTATGACGCCATTCGCAAGATGAAGGGCAAGGATGATGCGTCCCGGCTGATCATGCGGCTCATCATCGCCATCGCGGGCGCGGATGGAAACTTCGACAATGACGAGAAGCAGGTCGCCCGTCGCATTGCCACCGAGCTTGGCATCGACCCAGCGGAGTTCGAGCTTGGCTGA